Proteins from one Sabethes cyaneus chromosome 2, idSabCyanKW18_F2, whole genome shotgun sequence genomic window:
- the LOC128735657 gene encoding protein PRRC2C-like: MWNVLRAEQLTLTELLLECRKPPLKVDVIDLTLLLKSMGLKLEYLDFDADKSSTETLTVEIRCHKSGVLARMSYDLVDCSCPVKDEKETSFWEVQATGPSVFSKHKNNTSSNLLPEISENCSMVSKAMLSNLLDYYRTSMKAIEQAEDVLQSPLKVTWSSFWSPRSPVAKENKNRVTTPPAEGKFMARIESVATPDGANENKTSSNSDISNSVEDSSSTTTTDTSNNSAEHVGINNTTKELSNSYSSDKPVITIEPLHNKSHKSKMPDDSAFANSEAIKAFITSSPNEKGLKSGFNAEQNHERDLVTVCLEQARKEIDIALRVMKHVSTVTTTPQTVVRRKLGTPLFAERSSSLTNINRRMSLPGHPSPQPKLPQNSSASKKFTAVASKLASVTSTGRGDTPRPITGQKTATVLRKTSSSASISSAGSSGSTVKTGTKKKESIFASSGAMVPTPSSIAQSQCSGALTKKKGSWEFLELDTKISGTKVPTPSSNRPDPAAPTVIRRKIVKK; encoded by the exons ATGTGGAATGTGCTTAGAGCGGAACAACTCACGTTAACGGAGCTCCTTCTGGAGTGCAGAAAACCG CCCTTGAAAGTTGATGTAATCGATCTCACATTACTTCTGAAATCGATGGGCCTTAAGCTAGAGTATCTGGACTTTGATGCAGACAAATCTAGCACAGAAACGTTAACAGTCGAGATTAGGTGCCATAAATCCGGCGTTCTGGCCAGAATGAGTTACGATTTGGTGGATTGCTCTTGCCCGGTAAAAGACGAAAAAGAAACTTCTTTCTGGGAAGTCCAAGCCACCGGTCCGAGCGTATTTTCCAAGCACAAGAATAATACATCTTCAAATTTACTACCGGAGATTTCCGAAAACTGTTCAATGGTATCCAAGGCAATGCTATCTAATTTACTGGATTATTACCGGACTAGTATGAAAGCCATTGAACAAGCCGAGGACGTCTTGCAATCCCCCCTTAAGGTCACTTGGTCCAGTTTTTGGTCCCCTAGGTCACCAgtggcaaaagaaaataaaaatagagtcACCACTCCACCAGCGGAAGGTAAATTTATGGCACGCATTGAGTCTGTCGCCACCCCAGATGGCGCAAATGAGAACAAGACATCCTCAAACTCGGATATATCCAACTCAGTGGAAGATtcatcatcaacaacaacaacagataCATCCAATAATTCCGCGGAACATGTGGGAATCAATAATACTACAAAAGAACTGTCCAACAGTTATTCTAGTGACAAACCAGTAATAACAATAGAACCGTTGCATAACAAGAGTCACAAGAGTAAAATGCCTGACGACAGTGCATTCGCTAATAGCGAGGCCATAAAAGCTTTTATCACTTCAAGTCCCAATGAAAAAGGTCTAAAATCTGGTTTCAACGCTGAGCAAAATCACGAGAGGGATCTGGTAACTGTCTGTCTTGAGCAAGCACGAAAGGAAATTGATATAGCTCTTCGGGTCATGAAACATGTTTCTACCGTCACAACTACACCGCAGACTGTGGTACGCCGGAAATTGGGCACGCCATTGTTTGCGGAGCGCTCCAGTTCGTTGACTAACATCAATCGAAGAATGTCACTTCCAG GACATCCCTCGCCGCAACCAAAACTCCCCCAAAACTCCAGCGCGTCAAAAAAATTTACCGCTGTCGCTTCGAAGCTTGCTTCTGTTACATCCACTGGTCGCGGAGATACACCTCGTCCAATAACGGGCCAGAAGACGGCCACTGTGTTGCGTAAAACAAGTTCCAGCGCGTCTATATCTTCTGCAGGTAGCTCGGGTAGCACTGTCAAAACTGGCACCAAAAAGAAAGAATCGATTTTTGCATCGTCTGGTGCCATGGTACCCACACCAAGTTCAATTGCCCAAAGTCAATGTTCTGGCGCTTTGACCAAAAAGAAAGGATCCTGGGAATTCTTGGAATTGGATACGAAAATATCCGGTACCAAGGTACCCACACCAAGTTCAAATAGACCCGACCCAGCAGCTCCGACCGTTATTCGAcggaaaattgttaaaaaataa
- the LOC128737451 gene encoding transmembrane protein 222 codes for MDRSRRLSSDSSVGPIAAINFATDKFPCCIVWTPIPVLTWFFPFIGHMGIAMSSGVIRDFAGPYFVSEDNMAFGRPTRYLQLDPGLLAGGVVEWDECVSKASVVYGTRMHNLVLDNCHSHVAMALSLMKYNDYARWNMIVLALWMFVKGKHVSFKGALKTWTPFVVVFITCLLVAVYL; via the coding sequence ATGGACCGCAGTAGACGGCTTTCGAGTGATAGCTCTGTTGGTCCGATTGCTGCCATTAACTTTGCCACCGATAAATTTCCGTGCTGTATCGTGTGGACACCAATTCCTGTATTGACATGGTTCTTTCCATTCATCGGCCATATGGGCATCGCTATGTCCAGCGGTGTAATCCGCGATTTTGCAGGACCATACTTCGTGTCGGAGGACAACATGGCCTTTGGACGGCCAACGCGATATCTCCAGCTCGATCCAGGACTTCTAGCCGGCGGCGTAGTGGAATGGGATGAGTGTGTTTCCAAGGCTTCCGTAGTTTATGGTACCCGAATGCACAATCTAGTTTTGGACAATTGTCACTCACACGTAGCAATGGCATTATCACTTATGAAATACAATGATTATGCCAGGTGGAATATGATCGTCCTTGCTCTTTGGATGTTCGTCAAAGGCAAACACGTTAGCTTTAAGGGAGCCCTCAAAACGTGGACACCCTTTGTAGTGGTTTTCATTACATGTTTACTAGTTGCAGTCTATTTGTGA
- the LOC128737465 gene encoding RNA polymerase II transcriptional coactivator, with translation MPKNKKKEDTSDSDSGPDDRTPVKKSKTDEDAKSSTNKSGEPEWQLDRNRKITVREFKNKVYVDVREFYEKDGKELPGKKGISLNVSQWKKLLECADEVNEAIKKF, from the exons ATgccgaaaaacaagaaaaaggagGATACATCGGATTCTGATTCCGGACCGGATGAT CGTACTCCTGTTAAGAAAAGCAAAACTGACGAAGACGCCAAAAGTAGCACCAACAAAAGCGGGGAGCCGGAATGGCAGCTAGATCGGAACCGTAAAATCACGGTCAGGGAGTTCAAGAACAAAGTCTACGTTGATGTTCGCGAATTTTACGAGAAAGATGGCAAGGAGCTTCCCGGTAAGAAAGGCATCAGCTTAAACGTATCTCAGTGGAAAAAGTTGCTGGAATGCGCCGACGAGGTAAATGAAGCCATTAAGAAGTTCTAA